The Drosophila bipectinata strain 14024-0381.07 chromosome 3L, DbipHiC1v2, whole genome shotgun sequence region AAGCCCAAAGCCGAAAACTGTTCCAGGCACTGGGGAACACTCTGGTGGAGATGGTAGATCAACGCGGGCACCGAGAGGATCTCCGTTAAAAATTTGGTCAAAAGGTTACGGCTGTAGTCACTGTCTATCAGTGGACGCAGGCATAGTGTTATGATGGCTACCAGGGTGACTGGTTTTACAGATAGTTCCTCACGAGCCGTTCCACGAAGTAAAACGAGCTAAAATATGTACAAATATTAGTATTAggtatatttttagatttgaAGCTTACCCTCATGGTCTTGTAAAAATCATGTTGCACCAAATGCCCTTGAATATTGCAACAAACTTTCTGCATGGCTGGCTGCAGGCGCTCGAATTGGCTGTTTCGCAAGATGGCCCATGACTTGGGGGCAGTGAAGACCACCAATGTGTGCAAAAAGAGAGCCAAGGACAAGCTGTCCGCATGGTTCTCTGGCTTTAGTTCTGGCAGCAATTTTAGGCAGTTGGTTAGCAGTAGTTTGATGTGTGCAATCCAAGGCAGACCACGCTCCTTGTGCAGACAGAGAGCTGCGTAGGACAGCTTCGGGTTCTCTGCCTCCATGGCCTTGATAACATAGCGACAGATTCGCTCTAGGCGCTCCCGAGCCTGTGGATCGCTCTTGTCCAATTTGATTTGAGTAAGATAGCGCCGAAGCACAGGATACACATTTATAGCaagcagctccagctccacaTCCTTCTCGTCCTGCCCTTCGCTAGGAAAAATGGCATCGAAATCACGGCTGGAAAAGAGTAAAGCATCCaataagtaaatattttacagGGAAACCCCGAACACCTACATGATCCTCTTGTGGTACTGCCTTCGCGCTGCGTATCCTTTCAAAGTGGACTGCAAGAGGATCGCCGCCAGCTCCCTACGCTTCTCCAGCGCCCGCTCCTCCCGCGCCGCCTTTGTTTGCTCCAGGAAACTACTCTTTTGGGTTTGGGCGAACATTATTTTTCAGCTGTAGACACAATGCAGCAacttgtgttgttgttgttttagtttgttttcgTTGGGACTGTTGCTGAGCGGGCGTGTGCCCTCAATTATCATAGCTGGCAGAGTGTACAGAAACACTCGTTACAGCCGGGCTTACGCTGGATATTCGCATCGTAATATAAGCAAATTAAAGGCCcaattttccaataaaaattttcattttccaacTGCAGCAGCTCCAAAAACACCCTAACGCCTTCAAAAGCGGTCCTACAGCAAAACCTATCGATAGTTTACGCGATAGCTGCAACAGCTGGGCCACCAATAGCTGTGACGCGCTCTAGAAACTAGCCAAACCGTTGGTAACACTGCAAACGCGTTTCGCgtgaattattaatttaaacttATTTTCTGAGAATATGGAATAGCTGGGGAAAGTAAAAAATATGTCCATCAGCAGAGCCAAAGTCGCGCGCTTGTGAATAACACGTTGGGCCATCGCGACGGAAATGTGTGGCTGAAATAGCGATGTAATTATGAttttgcaaaaacaacaagcccCAAAGTGctaataaaaataccaacacacacacacacacgggcAAGCAAAAGCCAATGtgaaaattgtaaattaataAATGCGCGGCGGTCTGATAGCATATCGAATTAGCAAAATATGCTCGAATTTCGTGCCAGCGAGCGATCAAAACTGTGTGTGAATTGCAacagaaaataatttcaagGTTTGCAGCAGGCGAACAGAAGGCGAAAAGGTAATTGAAAAATAGAACGATTTTGGCACAAGCGCACTGCCAAAGCGAAATTCGTAGCCATagctatatatttttgttgtctGCGTGGGGCGTGTGATTTTGGGGGCCAAACTGCCACTGTTTGTGTATTGGTGAGGGGGAAAACAACAAACCCAAACCCCCGCCCTCCACCTCCTTCTCTTCCGCCACCCGACCTGAACATTTTCTATGAACAGCAGCCATAAGAAAGTGAGTGTAAATGAAAACAATTGTGCAAAGAGGATAGGAAGCAGAGCAGAGCTACAGTACCGAGCTACGTACGGTTGCCCTGTAATGTTCTCTCTCATGTAATTTACCGCAATTTCGCCTGTGCATTGCCTCATGCAATTTCTGCCCCTGCTTGGCACACATGCACACGCACACGCATGCATGCAGCAAGGCGCAGGCAAAGAAAGCAAGGTCTCTTTGGGTTACTCTCTACCCCCACCCCCTCTTCCGTTTTGTGTGACAGCATCAtcagcagaaaaaaaaggcGCGCTCCCGTTTCCTTTTCCTTGCCCGTTTCGCTCAGGCTCTCCCCGCCCCGTCCCGCTTCGCCTTCGTAGAGCTGAGCTGAGCAGCTCCACCATTTTCTTTCTAAACGCCACACTGCGCGCTGGGCTGCTGACGCCAGCCCCAATCATTCGCCATCATTCTCTCCTCCGCGGAGCTCCCCACTGCAGCAGTTCGGTCGGTCGCTCGTCTCCCAGTTGCAGTTCTCCTCCTCATCTTTgcttatttaataaaaacaagaattgTTTCGTGCTCGGTCTGCGGCGGCGGTCCAACTACAGATAATCAAAATTATATTGTGCATGCAaaatatcacaaaaaaaaaaaaacaaataaagtaaataaagaATGCCAAACCATAGCACTCGCGATCGCGGCTGCTGAAAGAGCAAAAAATTATACACGAAAACAACTCGACGCGCCGCCTTATTGTGTGAGTTTCCAGTTCCAGGCAACGTTTATTGAACTTTTTACGGAATTTTTGGGGGGGCCAGCCGGCTAGAAAACAGTTAACAGCCGACGCATAACCTCAAAGGTTGGGGGGCGCCCAGGGACATGCACAAGTACCGTTAGATCGGGGCGCGCCAACCGAAAGTGCTAGACGCTCGATCATTTCCCCCCTCCTGAACTTAATGTGAAAAAACTATagtaaaaaaagtaaatgtgaaattgtataaaaaaaataaagtaaacatCGGTAAATTCCACAGTAGCAGTAGCGTTTTAAGTGCAGTAATTGAGGCCCGTTATGTTTTAGTCTCTGGTTCCCCCCTCTGGTTTAAAGTATAACAGTAGAaacaaggcaaaaaaaaaaaaaacgatcgAAGAAAGTCACCAGAGAAAGAAAGTGCAAAGAATCGAATGGGTTGCTACCCTGTAGTTCTTAGGGTAACCATCTTTCTTTTTTAGAGAGTGGATTGATTATCCGTTATTTTTAATTAGTGATGAGCTTGAAAGTCGGATAGAGCCAACCCTGTGCTTTCTAGAAGGTAATCCGTTATTTGGCATTAGTGATGAGCTTTGGAAATTCTAAGAAAATATTACTTCAGAGTCGGATAGAGCCCACCCTGTACTTTCTAGAAGGGTATGCAAGCCAACGGCAAGCCAAGAAATAAGATTCGAAATGGGCACACAAAAGCAATAATGACAACGAAACTAAATGAAAACTGCCAACTGCAAAAAACCTAACCCAACTTCTGGTCCGACCCTAACCAATAATCCCCACCACCATATCCCCCAAACCCACCTTCCGCTTTTACTGAAAATCCAAAGTCGAATTATAACCATTCtgtatttaaaatgtttattttattgatttatcgTCGCTCGTCACTTGCGCAAAATCAAATCGAAATCAACATAGGAAGgtgttatatattttgttatttatttgctttccTGATAAGCCGCCCGCCCTCTTAGACTCCCCTCCCGATCAGTGGACCGTGCAAATGCTAATTTTCATTCGTCAATTGCTGGCTATggtcgttgttgttgcttgtaAATTGAACAAATTAGCGAAAACTGATTTGATTAAATTTCGAACGATATTTGCGGCTGCCACAGACTAAAGTTGATATTCTATTATCACATACCGTAGCCGACCCAGCAGTAATCCCGGGAAGCAATGGTGACAAATTTCTGGGCAAGACGATCACGTGGATGGGATTGTTTACTCGTGGATGAATACCCTATTTGACCATGGAACCTTTCTATTTTTCATTGCAGGAAACGCAACCAAATAAACACAAAGAAGCCGTAACAACTAAAAAATAgcttacattttaaataaaaaaaatcagaaaactaACAACGAGATGAAGTACCCAACTGGAACTACTGAGAACCCGATGTCTGCCGGCATCACTAACAGTGCATCCATCGAGATGCAGCCAAACACAACCACATCCACGCCCAAACCGGAGCGCACAGCCACCACACCCCCAGCCTCAGCCCCAGCCCTAGCCACAACGACGACGGATAACAATCCGAATCCCCAGAACGCAAGCCAGGCGTCCAATGCACTGTTCTGCGAGCAGGTGACCACAGTTACCAATCTCTTTGAGAAATGGAACGACTGCGAACGGACAGTTGTAATGTATGCACTGCTGAAGCGGCTGCGCTATCCGAGCCTCAAGTTCCTCCAGTATTCGATCGACAGCACCTTGACCCAGAGCCTGGGCACCTCACAGACGAATCTGAGCAGCGTTGTCATCGACATCAATGCCAACAATCCGGTGTACCTGCAGAATCTGCTCAACGCGTACAAGACCTTCCAGCCGTGCGACCTGCTGGACGCCATGTCCTCCTCTTCCTCGGACAAGGACTCAATGCCCTGCTACGGTAGCGACTTCCAGATCACCACCTCGGCCCAGTGCGACGAGCGCAAGCTGTACGCCCGCAAGGAGGACATCCTCAACGAAGTGCTGAACATGCTGCCGCTCCTGAAGCCCGGAAACGAGGAGGCGAAGGTCATCTACCTGACACTGATACCGGTGGCCGTCAAGGACACCATGCAACAGATCGTCCCCACAGAGCTGGTGCAGCAAATCTTCTCCTATCTGCTGATCCATCCAGCGATCTCTAGCGAGGATCGGCGGTCCCTGAACATCTGGCTGCGTCACTTGGAGGATCACATCCAAGCAGCGGCGGCGGGCTTGACGAACCGCAGCTACTTCCTGCAGCCCTCGCCGCAACTGGTGGTCGGTGGCAGCTCCACCGGGAGCGGCAgttgctcctcctcctcggcgACCAGCTCCTCGACGGCCTCGTGCTCGTCGGTGACCTCGGGCAGCCGTTCCTCGCGCACCAACGACTGGCAGACCATCGCGCCGCCCAGCAAACATCTGCAGCACAAGCTGTCGGATTGGAGGGGCTCGGGCTCCGGCTCCAGCGGTTCCATCAATCCACTCTGTGATAATTTAAATGGTATTACCCGGAACGAATTAGCTTCTAGTCAGACCCAGAACAGCCTCGGCCTCACCCTGGACAGCAGCTCCTCGCTGGTGAACGGCGTGGTGGCTGGCGCGGCGGCGGGCTCCATGCTGGGCATCACGGGAGGCAACAGTGGCGACGACCACGACACATCATTCAGCAAGAATGGCACGGAAATACTCGACTTTGATCCCACGACAGCCGACGTTGGCGAAGCCTGCAGCCTGGCCAGCAGCACCAATCTCTGCGGAGCTCCCGACACCAATCCTCAGCAGCATCTGCTGCAACCGCCGCCGTATGCATCGATTCTGATGGGCGATCAGTTCGGGGACATCAACCGGTGGAGCCTGGACAGCAAGATCGCTGCCCTGAAGACGCGCCGCTCCAACAGCCTGACCACCCAAACGATCTCCAGCTGCTCCAGTTCGTCCAACTCCTCGGTGATCACGGTCAACGACAACTGCTCCAATTCCACCGA contains the following coding sequences:
- the smg gene encoding protein Smaug isoform X2; its protein translation is MKYPTGTTENPMSAGITNSASIEMQPNTTTSTPKPERTATTPPASAPALATTTTDNNPNPQNASQASNALFCEQVTTVTNLFEKWNDCERTVVMYALLKRLRYPSLKFLQYSIDSTLTQSLGTSQTNLSSVVIDINANNPVYLQNLLNAYKTFQPCDLLDAMSSSSSDKDSMPCYGSDFQITTSAQCDERKLYARKEDILNEVLNMLPLLKPGNEEAKVIYLTLIPVAVKDTMQQIVPTELVQQIFSYLLIHPAISSEDRRSLNIWLRHLEDHIQAAAAGLTNRSYFLQPSPQLVVGGSSTGSGSCSSSSATSSSTASCSSVTSGSRSSRTNDWQTIAPPSKHLQHKLSDWRGSGSGSSGSINPLCDNLNGITRNELASSQTQNSLGLTLDSSSSLVNGVVAGAAAGSMLGITGGNSGDDHDTSFSKNGTEILDFDPTTADVGEACSLASSTNLCGAPDTNPQQHLLQPPPYASILMGDQFGDINRWSLDSKIAALKTRRSNSLTTQTISSCSSSSNSSVITVNDNCSNSTENLAQFANKPRSFSLSIEHQRGVLANSGSDTRLDEFKPNYIRFHTRNVGMSGIGLWLKSLRLHKYIELFKNMTYEEMLLITEDFLQSVGVTKGASHKLALCIEKLKERANILKRVEQELVTGQMKLSTAVEELTNIVLTPMKPLDALGPPEENIGLRFLKVIDIVSNTLQQDPYAAQDDETLGVFMWILDRSIHNEAFMNHANQLKELKFKLSKLKSSMPKLHHVKAAGAGVNGGNINKPRWNGKTRKCDTKNGSNDRINNRKNSNDMLNFSLNCLQHPQLPHHPQQGPPPPLPLAQFDYNGYNSGPSHQPQYKSSSYPSFMGNPQQQQQPQQPPKSSHHHGQQQQMQQMLQQHNHFPALPQQTPPQAQPHRRSLNNLILVAGGPQQPQQLIFKPGQGVLTNNGSNDNLLNQPQARKLSGGVTSSEQQPKKTMAAVVMENLAKFDQHFTLF